A window from Chloracidobacterium sp. encodes these proteins:
- the rsmH gene encoding 16S rRNA (cytosine(1402)-N(4))-methyltransferase RsmH, which produces MTPNTPPCHTPVLLQEVLTALEPARGGWFVDGTVGLGGHSEALLAAGANVLAIDRDAEALRYAAERLAKYGDRVRFVHDDFRSLKKILSRLGWTQVAGVLVDLGVSSWQLDNPARGFSFRSDGPLDMRMDTTSRSLTAADIVNTWEEAKLAELIWRWGEERCARRVARDIVAARRQSPILTTGRLADIVRRAIPTRGPYRLDPATRTFQALRIAVNRELEGLETFISEATDVLAPGGRLAVLTFHSLEDRLIKRALRREAGVPDDDAPVDVWGQRIAPEPRLRLLHRRPIVPTAAEVAANPRARSAKLRSAERLPPASV; this is translated from the coding sequence ATGACGCCCAACACACCTCCCTGTCATACTCCAGTCCTGTTACAAGAAGTCTTGACGGCGCTTGAACCGGCGCGCGGCGGCTGGTTTGTGGACGGCACGGTGGGCTTGGGTGGACACAGCGAGGCGCTGTTGGCAGCCGGAGCCAACGTCTTGGCGATTGACCGCGACGCCGAGGCATTGCGTTATGCTGCGGAACGGCTTGCCAAGTACGGCGATCGTGTACGGTTTGTTCACGACGATTTTCGCTCTCTAAAAAAGATTTTATCTCGGCTGGGCTGGACACAGGTCGCTGGCGTCTTGGTGGATTTGGGGGTTTCCTCGTGGCAGCTCGACAATCCGGCGCGTGGTTTCAGTTTTCGCTCTGACGGCCCGCTTGATATGCGGATGGACACCACCAGTCGGTCGCTCACGGCGGCTGACATCGTCAACACCTGGGAGGAAGCAAAGCTGGCTGAGCTGATTTGGCGGTGGGGCGAAGAACGCTGCGCCCGGCGGGTGGCACGCGACATTGTAGCGGCGCGGCGGCAGTCGCCTATTCTCACCACCGGACGGCTAGCGGACATTGTTCGGCGGGCGATCCCAACGCGCGGGCCGTACCGGCTTGATCCGGCGACGCGCACGTTTCAGGCGTTGCGTATCGCCGTCAATCGGGAACTCGAAGGGTTGGAAACCTTCATATCGGAGGCGACGGATGTTCTTGCGCCGGGCGGAAGGTTGGCGGTTCTGACATTTCACTCGCTAGAGGATCGCCTGATCAAACGCGCTTTGCGGCGGGAGGCCGGCGTCCCGGACGATGATGCGCCGGTGGATGTCTGGGGACAGCGCATCGCACCTGAACCGCGTCTGCGGTTGTTGCACCGTCGCCCAATCGTTCCAACGGCGGCTGAAGTGGCGGCGAACCCGCGCGCACGCAGCGCTAAACTCCGTAGCGCAGAACGCTTACCGCCGGCGTCAGTGTAG
- a CDS encoding pentapeptide repeat-containing protein — protein sequence MPEFTLEEVIERVSRGESLERADLRELDLSKANLDNANLRRADLEGANLEEASLRRANLASASLRDAFLVRANLEGANLRGADLESANLEGANLRGADLSRANLEGANLEGADLTGARLPSAQLIDAKLGVATLENAVFSNADLRNAYLGGANLTAVDFQNAILEAANFEEALLTGANLRDAVLRRAVLPGADLSGAKLERAVLEGADLSQVSFQDADCRHVIFQGARLKGAKFSRTHLYGSDFSIEVADGAEVDEVDFSVAGDGSQLIPASNLAAFLNGKTDGGTASPQAAAVALAPTNRRYFGHGDVLRDASLEFDANSIVEVDGRFLKCNITLGAGAQLIIGREGLLDGCQVHGSGILIVHGRFASDATPGINGARRIIVGSTGSVRATVKQPADHTHFAFEPGCILRLKIETA from the coding sequence ATGCCTGAGTTCACCTTGGAAGAAGTCATTGAACGAGTCTCGCGCGGCGAGTCGCTGGAACGGGCGGACCTGCGCGAACTCGATTTGTCGAAAGCCAACCTAGACAACGCTAACCTGCGTCGCGCCGATCTTGAAGGCGCCAACCTTGAAGAAGCCAGCCTGCGACGCGCCAACCTCGCCAGCGCCAGCCTACGCGACGCTTTTCTGGTGCGCGCCAATCTGGAAGGGGCGAACCTGCGTGGGGCGGATTTGGAGAGCGCCAATCTGGAAGGGGCGAACCTGCGTGGGGCCGACCTGTCGCGGGCGAACCTCGAAGGCGCGAACCTTGAAGGTGCGGACTTGACGGGGGCGCGGTTGCCGTCGGCGCAGCTGATTGACGCTAAACTCGGCGTGGCGACGCTTGAAAACGCGGTGTTTTCCAACGCCGACCTGCGCAACGCCTATCTGGGCGGCGCAAACCTCACGGCGGTTGACTTCCAGAACGCCATCTTGGAAGCCGCCAACTTTGAGGAAGCCTTACTGACCGGGGCGAACCTCCGTGACGCTGTGCTGCGTCGCGCTGTGCTGCCCGGCGCCGACCTGTCCGGCGCTAAACTCGAACGCGCCGTCCTAGAAGGGGCTGACCTGTCGCAGGTGAGTTTTCAAGACGCCGACTGCCGGCATGTCATCTTTCAGGGCGCACGCCTCAAAGGTGCGAAATTCAGCCGAACGCATCTGTACGGAAGCGACTTTTCCATCGAAGTCGCCGACGGCGCGGAGGTGGACGAAGTGGACTTCAGCGTCGCTGGAGACGGTTCCCAGCTGATTCCAGCGTCCAACTTGGCGGCGTTCCTCAACGGCAAGACGGACGGCGGAACGGCCTCGCCGCAGGCGGCGGCAGTGGCGCTTGCCCCAACCAACCGGCGTTACTTTGGCCACGGCGACGTGCTGCGCGATGCTTCGCTGGAATTTGACGCCAACTCCATTGTTGAAGTGGACGGCCGCTTCCTGAAGTGCAACATCACACTCGGCGCAGGTGCGCAGCTCATCATTGGACGTGAAGGGTTGCTTGACGGCTGCCAAGTTCACGGCAGCGGCATTCTGATTGTCCATGGGCGATTTGCGTCCGACGCGACACCGGGCATCAATGGTGCGCGGCGGATTATCGTCGGCTCGACGGGATCGGTTCGCGCCACGGTTAAGCAGCCAGCTGACCATACGCACTTTGCCTTCGAGCCGGGCTGCATTCTGCGTCTCAAGATTGAGACAGCCTAG
- a CDS encoding YHS domain-containing protein — translation MFRVFRALPLTGLGCLLLCSTFVSASPQSPTQAPAATAPSDKPICPVTLEEVEDTAAAAHSDYRGKRYYFCCPACKPKFDKNPRKYLRAMEAKQRRTGKQRSR, via the coding sequence ATGTTTCGCGTTTTTCGTGCGCTGCCACTTACTGGGCTAGGGTGCCTTCTGCTGTGCTCGACGTTTGTCAGTGCATCACCGCAATCGCCAACGCAAGCGCCGGCGGCGACCGCCCCAAGCGATAAACCAATCTGCCCGGTGACGTTAGAGGAGGTTGAAGACACCGCCGCCGCCGCTCACAGCGACTATCGGGGCAAACGGTATTATTTCTGCTGCCCGGCTTGTAAGCCGAAATTCGACAAGAACCCTCGGAAGTACCTACGCGCGATGGAGGCCAAGCAACGCCGCACGGGCAAACAGCGGTCGCGCTAA
- a CDS encoding MgtC/SapB family protein: MTWLTFAEQLMLAALCGAVVGLERQWRQRQAGLRTNALVAIGAAAYVALPTLVDKTDTSPTRVAAQVVSGIGFLAGGVILKEGASVRGLNTAATLWCSSAIGVLAGSSLPLEALLLTAFVLAAHLALRPLARRINRQPLDQTDLETAYRLEVTCGQADEAHIRPLLIQEIARSRFKLQSLRSVDLLGSDKLRLEATVSGDGQATDETRRLEDITARLAIEAAVTAIGWEMLVDDESPTLESRRVGSDEG, from the coding sequence GTGACGTGGTTGACGTTTGCCGAACAGTTGATGCTGGCGGCGCTTTGCGGCGCGGTGGTCGGCCTTGAACGACAATGGCGGCAGCGACAGGCCGGCTTGCGCACCAACGCGCTGGTGGCGATTGGCGCGGCGGCTTATGTGGCGTTGCCTACGTTGGTGGACAAAACCGACACGAGTCCGACGCGCGTCGCGGCGCAGGTCGTCTCCGGCATCGGCTTTCTCGCCGGCGGCGTCATCCTGAAGGAAGGCGCAAGCGTGCGCGGTCTTAATACGGCGGCGACGCTCTGGTGCTCGTCGGCGATTGGCGTTTTGGCCGGGTCCAGCCTTCCGCTCGAAGCCCTGTTGCTGACAGCCTTCGTTCTCGCCGCGCACTTGGCGCTGCGTCCGCTGGCGCGGCGCATCAATCGGCAGCCGCTTGATCAAACCGACCTCGAAACGGCGTATCGGTTGGAAGTCACCTGCGGGCAAGCCGACGAAGCCCACATTCGCCCGTTGCTGATTCAGGAAATTGCGCGCAGCCGGTTCAAGTTGCAATCTCTGCGCAGCGTGGATTTACTTGGTTCGGACAAGCTTCGCCTTGAAGCAACCGTCAGCGGCGACGGACAGGCGACGGATGAAACGCGCCGCCTCGAAGATATTACGGCGCGGCTGGCGATCGAAGCCGCCGTCACTGCCATCGGCTGGGAGATGTTGGTGGACGACGAGTCTCCGACACTGGAATCACGTCGTGTTGGCAGCGACGAAGGGTGA
- a CDS encoding polymer-forming cytoskeletal protein, giving the protein MAEKLTIVEEGSELTGTLKSSCGVTVSGKISGELHAPALVVAATGAVHGTVKVERLRSEGELSGRIDADTIELAGRVNDQTTITARSLEVKVSNGDQPTAIFGNCVIEVGVDPNEPPAQTQPPKEGKGKKGQPTPADAPQAG; this is encoded by the coding sequence ATGGCGGAGAAGTTGACGATTGTAGAAGAGGGTAGCGAACTGACCGGTACGCTAAAGTCCAGCTGCGGCGTCACCGTCAGCGGCAAGATTAGCGGTGAACTCCATGCGCCGGCGTTGGTGGTCGCTGCAACCGGCGCCGTTCACGGTACAGTCAAGGTCGAACGGTTACGTTCGGAGGGCGAACTTTCAGGACGGATTGACGCCGATACCATTGAACTCGCCGGTCGGGTCAATGACCAGACGACCATCACTGCCCGCTCGCTTGAGGTCAAAGTCTCAAATGGAGACCAACCCACTGCGATTTTCGGCAACTGCGTGATCGAGGTTGGCGTAGACCCGAACGAGCCGCCCGCCCAAACACAGCCACCCAAAGAAGGCAAGGGTAAGAAGGGGCAGCCAACGCCCGCCGACGCGCCGCAGGCCGGGTAA
- the corA gene encoding magnesium/cobalt transporter CorA, translating into MRELTTGRLNLIENTTAQPAAPPDDLQRSAVLRVYNGVGLRPLPELTEDTLRECWQARLQRPFWLDLTAPAPATLQAAASLFGFHPLTVEDALSPEHRPKIDEYEEYLFMVFESVAGLSDETVLPGLGVGHCTTNWLAVYLGMGFLVTIHERGFTPVEEVAEIVDARDTTIDRHLDLVLHAIVDRMIDQVFPVLADVEDRIQEIEARIFTESDQDVLPIVLKTKRELMTLRRLMGLQREMLLRLSRREDLPFIEAKTAIYFRDVYDHAIRLEENCAMLIELATNVAEAHLAVASRRINEVMKFLTIFSTIWMPLTFIVGIYGMNFEYMPEIKIWWFYPFLWVVMISVVAGMLLFFRRKKWF; encoded by the coding sequence ATGCGGGAATTGACAACCGGCCGCCTGAACTTGATCGAAAACACCACCGCCCAACCTGCTGCTCCGCCAGACGATCTTCAGCGGTCGGCCGTACTGCGTGTGTACAACGGCGTTGGCTTGCGTCCCTTACCCGAACTGACCGAAGACACGCTACGTGAATGCTGGCAAGCACGGTTGCAAAGACCGTTTTGGCTCGATCTGACGGCGCCAGCGCCCGCGACGCTCCAAGCAGCGGCGAGCCTCTTTGGGTTTCACCCCCTGACTGTGGAAGACGCCCTTAGCCCGGAGCATCGTCCCAAAATAGACGAGTACGAAGAATACCTGTTCATGGTGTTTGAGAGCGTCGCTGGCTTGAGCGACGAAACGGTCTTGCCGGGCTTGGGCGTTGGTCACTGTACGACGAACTGGTTGGCCGTCTATCTGGGCATGGGTTTTCTCGTCACCATTCACGAGCGCGGCTTCACGCCCGTTGAGGAAGTCGCCGAAATTGTGGACGCCCGCGACACGACCATTGATCGGCACCTTGATCTAGTACTGCACGCCATCGTGGATCGGATGATTGATCAGGTGTTTCCGGTGCTGGCCGATGTCGAGGATCGGATTCAGGAAATCGAAGCCCGCATTTTCACCGAGTCGGATCAGGACGTGTTGCCGATCGTCCTCAAAACCAAACGCGAACTGATGACGCTGCGGCGGCTGATGGGCCTTCAGCGCGAAATGCTACTGCGACTTAGTCGGCGCGAGGACCTGCCTTTTATTGAAGCCAAAACGGCGATTTACTTTCGGGATGTCTATGACCACGCCATCCGGCTCGAAGAAAACTGCGCCATGTTGATTGAACTAGCGACCAATGTTGCGGAGGCCCATCTGGCGGTGGCTTCGCGCCGCATCAACGAGGTTATGAAGTTTCTCACGATTTTCTCAACCATCTGGATGCCATTGACGTTTATCGTCGGCATTTATGGGATGAACTTCGAATACATGCCGGAAATCAAAATCTGGTGGTTTTATCCGTTTCTCTGGGTGGTCATGATCAGTGTCGTCGCCGGAATGCTGCTGTTCTTCCGACGCAAAAAATGGTTCTGA
- a CDS encoding uracil-DNA glycosylase, with protein MSAAAPDVSLEAVRADLGDCQRCKLARHRTHIVFGEGSPQARLVFVGEGPGAEEDATGRPFVGRAGQLLDKIIAAMHLKREDVYICNVVKCRPPENRAPERDEVAACVGFLHRQLAVIRPRVIVALGASAASALLDDPKLPGISKIRGRFYSYRGIPLMPTFHPAYLLRSPEKKREVWEDMKQVIAKLRESESDAP; from the coding sequence ATATCAGCGGCTGCACCAGACGTGTCGCTGGAAGCCGTCCGCGCCGATTTGGGGGACTGCCAACGCTGCAAACTAGCGCGCCACCGAACGCATATTGTCTTCGGTGAGGGTTCGCCGCAGGCGCGGTTAGTCTTCGTCGGCGAGGGGCCGGGCGCGGAAGAAGACGCGACAGGACGCCCCTTTGTCGGCCGCGCCGGGCAGTTGCTCGACAAAATCATCGCCGCAATGCATCTCAAGCGCGAGGACGTTTATATTTGTAACGTCGTCAAGTGCCGGCCGCCGGAAAATCGTGCGCCGGAACGGGACGAAGTCGCTGCCTGTGTCGGTTTTCTCCACCGCCAGCTGGCCGTGATTCGGCCGCGCGTCATTGTTGCGCTCGGCGCATCGGCGGCAAGCGCTTTACTTGACGATCCAAAGCTGCCCGGTATTTCCAAAATTCGCGGACGCTTTTACAGCTACCGGGGGATTCCGCTAATGCCCACCTTTCATCCGGCTTACCTGCTACGCTCCCCTGAAAAAAAACGTGAGGTGTGGGAAGATATGAAGCAAGTCATAGCCAAGCTGCGTGAAAGTGAGAGCGATGCGCCGTGA
- a CDS encoding transpeptidase family protein, with amino-acid sequence MTTRVAAPVRNAVPILTRRRRVTAVAGAAGNEHRRLLVLGGLLSFWMLVVVGRLVQLQVYQADSLREKAEQQQQKILKTLPHRGKILDRHGRELATSLKVASVYVAPKNIRREDLHKAEQLAAALGLDRETVLEKLTSSRTFVALKRKVTPEEEQAVRNLDMPGVELVTETQRHYPQGFVGASVVGFVGVSGDEVEEHGQAGVERAFETHLVGKPGRVIVEQDARRRVFNVLEESPEVGQSLILTLDTQIQFEVERILSNALREQGGKGGAIVVMYPATGEVLAMASSFGDPLHEPLKDPEALLRRYRNRAVMDHYEPGSVFKIVTYAGALEEKLLTRQQKIDCQGGAIQMNGHTILDGGRYGALTVEEAFAKSSNVAAIKTGLRLGRDRLLRYVERFGFGHPTEVGLAGETAGGVGQLSDALLGALPMGYSINVTLLQLCAAAATIANGGVWVQPHLAQRIVSTTGDVLLEIKPRTRRVVSRETAQDMTHLMRAVVERGTGKRASVRGYTTAGKTGTAKKVERGRYSETRYVASFVGFAPATRPALAIAVMMDEPPYGRHHGGDAAAPVFAQVVETLLPLLKVPPDVSPDIDPAWAGGAPIPLEAPPDGRDDSPRLYAAVPSGEEAAVVQSHAGETTIVVTVSDGRRMPDLRGLGIRSALIECAKVGVRLEVHGFGTVRTQSIPPGTLLTEGETCKVTLDH; translated from the coding sequence ATGACAACACGAGTCGCTGCGCCGGTGCGCAACGCTGTGCCGATCCTGACGCGACGGCGACGTGTGACAGCCGTAGCAGGTGCGGCTGGGAACGAACATCGGCGTCTCCTAGTGCTTGGCGGCCTGCTCAGCTTCTGGATGCTGGTCGTTGTGGGCCGGTTAGTTCAACTGCAGGTCTATCAAGCCGACAGCTTGCGTGAAAAAGCGGAGCAGCAACAGCAAAAAATTCTCAAAACGCTGCCCCATCGGGGCAAAATTCTCGATCGGCACGGTCGTGAACTGGCGACCAGCCTCAAGGTGGCGTCGGTCTACGTCGCGCCTAAAAACATTCGCCGGGAGGACCTCCACAAGGCCGAGCAACTCGCCGCTGCGCTCGGGCTTGACCGCGAAACCGTTCTAGAAAAACTGACCAGCTCAAGAACTTTTGTGGCGCTCAAACGCAAGGTCACGCCGGAAGAGGAACAGGCGGTTAGAAATCTCGACATGCCGGGTGTAGAGTTGGTGACGGAGACACAACGCCACTACCCGCAAGGCTTCGTTGGGGCTTCGGTGGTGGGCTTTGTCGGCGTCAGTGGCGACGAGGTGGAGGAACACGGTCAAGCGGGCGTCGAGCGGGCGTTTGAAACGCATCTGGTGGGTAAGCCGGGGCGCGTCATCGTCGAGCAGGACGCCCGCCGTAGGGTGTTCAACGTCTTGGAAGAATCACCGGAGGTTGGCCAGAGCCTCATCTTGACGCTGGACACCCAAATCCAGTTCGAAGTGGAACGCATCCTCAGCAATGCCCTCCGGGAGCAAGGTGGAAAAGGCGGGGCGATTGTCGTGATGTATCCAGCGACCGGTGAGGTACTGGCAATGGCTTCGTCCTTCGGCGATCCGCTGCATGAACCGCTCAAAGACCCGGAAGCGCTGCTGCGTCGCTACCGCAACCGCGCCGTGATGGATCACTACGAACCCGGTTCGGTTTTCAAAATCGTCACCTACGCTGGCGCCCTGGAGGAAAAGCTCCTGACACGGCAGCAGAAAATTGACTGCCAAGGCGGGGCCATCCAGATGAATGGCCACACGATTCTGGATGGTGGGCGCTACGGCGCGTTGACAGTAGAAGAGGCGTTCGCCAAGTCCTCCAACGTGGCGGCCATCAAAACCGGCCTCCGGCTGGGGCGCGACCGATTGCTCCGCTATGTTGAACGCTTTGGTTTTGGTCATCCCACCGAAGTCGGCCTAGCGGGCGAGACGGCAGGCGGTGTTGGCCAGCTCAGCGACGCTCTGCTTGGCGCGCTTCCGATGGGCTACAGCATCAATGTCACCCTGCTCCAGCTCTGCGCGGCGGCGGCGACCATCGCCAACGGCGGTGTTTGGGTTCAGCCGCATCTTGCCCAGCGTATCGTTTCCACTACCGGCGATGTCTTGCTGGAAATCAAGCCACGAACGCGGCGGGTTGTCAGTCGCGAAACGGCGCAGGATATGACGCACCTGATGCGGGCGGTCGTGGAACGGGGAACAGGCAAGCGGGCTTCGGTACGTGGTTACACTACCGCCGGCAAAACCGGTACCGCCAAGAAGGTGGAGCGTGGACGGTACTCGGAGACGCGCTATGTCGCCTCGTTCGTAGGCTTCGCCCCGGCAACGCGCCCGGCGCTGGCGATTGCCGTGATGATGGATGAGCCGCCTTACGGTCGTCACCATGGCGGCGACGCCGCTGCGCCGGTGTTTGCGCAGGTGGTGGAAACCTTGCTGCCGCTGCTCAAGGTACCGCCGGATGTGTCACCGGATATTGACCCGGCATGGGCCGGCGGCGCGCCCATCCCGCTGGAAGCGCCGCCGGACGGACGCGATGACAGCCCTAGGCTGTATGCGGCCGTACCCTCAGGTGAAGAAGCTGCTGTAGTGCAGTCCCACGCTGGGGAAACAACAATCGTCGTCACCGTGAGCGATGGTCGGCGCATGCCGGATTTACGTGGGTTGGGAATTCGGTCGGCGCTGATCGAGTGCGCCAAAGTCGGCGTCCGGCTGGAAGTACACGGGTTTGGGACAGTGCGGACACAATCCATTCCCCCGGGGACGCTCCTTACAGAAGGGGAGACTTGCAAAGTCACGCTCGACCACTAG
- the carB gene encoding carbamoyl-phosphate synthase large subunit, translating to MPKRTDLRKILVIGSGPIVIGQACEFDYSGTQACKALRAEGYEVVLVNSNPATIMTDPELADGTYIEPLTLEAVTAVLERERPDALLPTVGGQTALNLAMQLSQTGVLERLGVQLIGANIAAIELAESRRRFKAAMEDIGLEMTKAVFVTPETDLETVKAAIGYPAIVRPSFTLGGAGGGIAYNDEELYQIVERGLALSPVHEVVVEESVLGWKEYELEVMRDCADNIVIVCSIENFDPMGVHTGDSITVAPAQTLTDREYQALRDASLKIIRRIGVETGGANIQFAVNPRDGRVRVIEMNPRVSRSSALASKATGFPIAKIAAKLAVGYTLDEIPNDITRKTPACFEPTLDYVVVKIPKWAFEKFQAAEPVLGTQMKSVGEAMAIGRTFKEAFMKALRSLEASAAKLPVYTNDDDLRRRLITPNPERVRYLQMALERGWTCAELHELTAIDPWFLHQLKEIADAQNALRGRTLDDIPDAELRRVKRMGFSDRRVARTIGCTEAEVRARRLRSGIRPVFKRIDTCAAEFASYTPYLYSTYEEECEADPSDRRKILILGSGPNRIGQGIEFDYCCCHASFALREAGYETIIVNCNPETVSTDYDTSDRLYFEPVTFEDVMHIIERERPEGVIVQFGGQTPLNLAYGLRQAGVPIIGTSPESIDLAEDRERFGALLRELDIPQPPSGVASTVEEACAVAQKVGYPVLVRPSYVLGGRAMMIAYDEPSLASYVVEAIGASSGRSVLIDHFLESAVEVDVDALSDGEDVCIAGIQEHIEEAGVHSGDSSSVLPTYLIEPWHLDVMRRYTRQLARALRVVGLMNIQFAVKDDLVYVLEVNPRASRTVPFVSKATGVPIAKIAAWLMIGRRLADFNLPPMLPVGRFFIKAPVFPFIKFPGVDPVLGPEMRSIGEVMGVADSFGMAYWKAQVGAGTPLPRTGTAFLSVNNRDKPAALKVAQRLHRLGFRLVATRGTQEMLAAAGLPVEMVFKVNEGRPNIVDLIRSRRIDLIVNTPLGKASHFDEKAIRAAAIQYNVPCITTITGAIAVTSAIQALQHDQFAVGRLQDYHAGKPRLRYPGPTIPAQGVSSAP from the coding sequence ATGCCCAAACGCACCGACCTGCGCAAGATTCTCGTCATTGGCTCCGGCCCGATTGTCATCGGGCAGGCCTGTGAGTTCGACTACTCCGGCACGCAGGCCTGCAAAGCATTGCGAGCCGAAGGGTACGAAGTGGTTCTGGTCAACTCCAACCCGGCCACCATCATGACTGATCCCGAACTGGCTGACGGCACCTACATTGAGCCACTGACTCTTGAAGCCGTAACGGCTGTGCTGGAACGCGAGCGCCCGGACGCACTGCTGCCCACCGTTGGCGGTCAGACGGCGCTCAACCTGGCGATGCAACTGTCGCAAACGGGGGTTCTGGAACGGCTGGGCGTTCAACTCATCGGGGCTAACATCGCCGCTATCGAGTTAGCTGAGTCGCGCCGGCGGTTCAAAGCCGCCATGGAAGACATCGGCCTCGAAATGACCAAGGCGGTTTTCGTCACCCCGGAAACCGATCTGGAAACGGTCAAAGCCGCGATTGGCTACCCAGCGATTGTCCGACCGAGCTTTACGCTGGGCGGGGCGGGCGGCGGCATCGCCTACAATGACGAAGAACTTTACCAGATTGTCGAGCGCGGACTGGCGCTTAGCCCAGTCCACGAGGTTGTCGTTGAGGAGTCGGTGCTGGGCTGGAAGGAGTACGAACTCGAAGTCATGCGCGACTGCGCTGACAACATCGTGATTGTGTGTTCGATTGAGAACTTCGATCCGATGGGCGTCCATACGGGGGACTCAATCACTGTCGCCCCGGCGCAAACGCTGACCGACCGTGAATATCAGGCGCTGCGCGACGCAAGTTTGAAGATCATCCGACGCATCGGCGTTGAAACCGGCGGTGCGAACATTCAGTTCGCCGTCAATCCACGGGATGGGCGCGTCCGGGTCATTGAAATGAATCCGCGCGTGTCTCGTTCTTCGGCCCTGGCGTCTAAGGCGACGGGTTTCCCAATTGCCAAAATCGCCGCCAAGCTCGCCGTTGGTTACACCCTGGATGAAATTCCGAACGACATCACGCGCAAAACACCGGCCTGCTTTGAGCCGACGCTGGATTACGTCGTCGTCAAGATTCCGAAGTGGGCGTTTGAGAAGTTTCAGGCGGCCGAACCGGTGCTGGGGACGCAGATGAAATCCGTCGGCGAAGCCATGGCGATTGGCCGCACCTTCAAGGAAGCCTTCATGAAGGCGCTCCGGTCGCTTGAAGCGAGTGCAGCAAAGCTGCCCGTCTATACCAACGACGACGACCTGCGGCGGCGACTCATCACGCCAAACCCGGAGCGCGTCCGCTACCTGCAAATGGCGCTCGAACGCGGCTGGACGTGCGCCGAACTCCATGAACTGACCGCTATTGATCCGTGGTTTCTGCATCAACTCAAGGAGATTGCAGATGCTCAGAACGCCCTGCGTGGACGGACGCTGGACGACATCCCCGACGCCGAACTACGGCGCGTCAAGCGGATGGGTTTCTCCGACCGGCGCGTAGCGCGCACCATTGGCTGTACGGAAGCCGAAGTGCGCGCCCGCCGTCTGCGCAGCGGCATTCGGCCGGTTTTCAAGCGGATAGACACCTGTGCGGCAGAGTTTGCCTCCTACACACCCTATCTGTACTCAACCTACGAAGAAGAGTGCGAAGCCGACCCAAGCGACCGGCGGAAAATCCTTATTCTGGGCAGCGGGCCGAACCGGATTGGACAGGGGATTGAGTTTGACTACTGCTGCTGTCATGCCAGCTTCGCCCTGCGCGAGGCGGGGTATGAAACCATCATCGTCAACTGCAACCCGGAGACAGTCTCGACCGACTACGACACGTCGGATCGGCTGTATTTCGAGCCGGTGACGTTCGAGGATGTCATGCACATCATCGAACGCGAGCGGCCCGAGGGCGTCATTGTGCAGTTCGGCGGACAGACGCCGCTGAATCTCGCTTATGGATTGCGGCAGGCCGGTGTCCCGATCATCGGTACGTCGCCTGAGAGCATTGATTTGGCCGAAGACCGAGAGCGATTCGGCGCGTTGTTGCGCGAGCTGGACATTCCCCAACCCCCGTCCGGCGTGGCTTCGACGGTCGAGGAAGCCTGCGCCGTCGCCCAAAAGGTCGGCTATCCGGTGCTGGTGCGGCCGAGCTACGTCCTTGGCGGACGAGCGATGATGATCGCCTACGACGAGCCGAGTCTGGCAAGTTATGTCGTCGAAGCCATCGGCGCGTCGTCCGGGCGGTCGGTGTTGATTGATCACTTTCTGGAGTCCGCCGTTGAGGTGGATGTGGACGCCCTCTCCGACGGCGAAGACGTGTGCATCGCCGGCATTCAGGAACACATTGAAGAGGCGGGCGTGCATTCCGGTGACAGTTCAAGCGTACTGCCGACCTACCTTATCGAGCCGTGGCATTTAGATGTGATGCGGCGTTATACGCGCCAACTGGCGCGCGCGCTGCGGGTCGTCGGCTTGATGAACATTCAGTTTGCGGTCAAGGACGACTTGGTATACGTCCTTGAAGTCAATCCGCGCGCGTCGCGCACCGTCCCGTTTGTAAGCAAGGCGACCGGCGTGCCGATTGCCAAGATCGCCGCTTGGTTGATGATTGGCCGCCGTCTTGCGGACTTCAACCTGCCGCCGATGTTGCCGGTGGGGCGTTTTTTCATCAAAGCGCCGGTGTTTCCGTTCATCAAGTTTCCGGGCGTGGACCCAGTGCTGGGGCCGGAAATGCGTTCCATCGGCGAAGTCATGGGGGTGGCGGACAGTTTTGGGATGGCGTATTGGAAGGCGCAAGTGGGAGCTGGGACGCCCTTGCCGCGCACCGGGACGGCGTTCCTCAGCGTCAACAATCGTGACAAGCCAGCGGCGTTGAAGGTCGCACAGCGGTTGCATCGTCTAGGATTTCGACTGGTGGCGACACGCGGCACGCAGGAGATGCTGGCGGCGGCTGGCCTGCCGGTCGAGATGGTCTTCAAGGTCAATGAAGGGCGACCTAACATCGTGGACCTCATCCGCAGCCGCCGCATAGACCTGATTGTGAACACGCCCTTGGGGAAAGCATCTCATTTTGATGAGAAGGCGATTCGGGCGGCGGCCATTCAGTACAATGTTCCGTGCATTACCACCATCACCGGGGCGATCGCCGTAACGAGCGCCATTCAGGCGTTGCAGCACGACCAGTTCGCAGTTGGACGGCTTCAGGATTACCACGCCGGCAAGCCTCGGTTGCGCTATCCGGGACCGACGATTCCGGCTCAAGGCGTGTCGAGCGCCCCATAA